From the Toxotes jaculatrix isolate fToxJac2 chromosome 15, fToxJac2.pri, whole genome shotgun sequence genome, one window contains:
- the LOC121194301 gene encoding insulin-like growth factor-binding protein 5, whose product MIVSFCLLVTFILRLCLGSYVPCEPCDQKALSMCPPVPVGCQVVKEPGCGCCLTCALSEGQACGVYTGTCTQGLRCLPRSGEEKPLHALLHGRGVCTNEKGYKPAHPPIDRESREHEDTMTTEITEELQPAKVPLLPMVNSKKVHALRKEQKRKMGKQRSMGSTMDYPPLPIDKHEPEFGPCRRKLDGIIQGMKDTSRVMALSLYLPNCDRKGFFKRKQCKPSRGRKRGICWCVDKYGVQLPGTDYSGGDIQCKDLESSNNNE is encoded by the exons TGATTGTGAGTTTTTGCCTCCTGGTGACATTTATCTTGAGGCTGTGCTTGGGCTCATACGTGCCGTGCGAGCCTTGTGACCAGAAGGCGCTGTCTATGTGCCCTCCGGTCCCGGTCGGATGCCAGGTGGTTAAGGAGCCGGGCTGCGGCTGCTGCCTAACGTGCGCCCTGTCCGAGGGACAGGCGTGCGGCGTTTACACCGGGACGTGCACCCAGGGCCTCCGCTGCCTGCCCAGGAGCGGGGAGGAGAAACCCCTGCACGCCCTTCTCCACGGCAGGGGAGTGTGCACCAACGAGAAAGGATACAAACCTGCTCACCCGCCCATAG ATCGTGAGTCTCGGGAACATGAGGACACCATGACCACAGAGATTACAGAGGAGTTGCAGCCAGCCAAAGTGCCACTCCTTCCTATGGTGAACAGTAAAAAAGTCCATGCGCTGCGCAAGGAGCAAAAGAGGAAGATGGGCAAGCAGCGCTCCATGGGCTCCACCATGGACTACCCCCCTCTGCCTATCGACAAGCATGAGCCTGAATTT GGTCCATGCAGGAGAAAACTGGACGGGATCATTCAGGGGATGAAGGACACTTCTCGTGTAATGGCTCTGTCTTTGTACCTTCCCAACTGTGACAGAAAGGGCTTCTTCAAGCGCAAGCAG TGTAAGCCATCTCGCGGCCGCAAACGGGGCATCTGCTGGTGTGTGGACAAGTACGGCGTTCAGCTCCCCGGCACAGACTACAGCGGAGGGGACATTCAGTGTAAAGACCTGgagagcagcaacaacaacgAGTGA